From a single Chloroflexota bacterium genomic region:
- a CDS encoding VOC family protein, whose amino-acid sequence MARIRHIALATDDPEATAKFYKEGLGLKEVGKVNSTTAEGYYLSDGHVNLAVLKFKGDDPATTEGILRYTGVHHFGLQVDDMDEARARIEAAGAVHRPYPGTEEMAARGNVEVKFSGPDGVTVDLSETGWLGTSEPED is encoded by the coding sequence ATGGCAAGGATCAGGCACATCGCTCTGGCCACTGACGACCCGGAGGCCACCGCGAAGTTCTACAAGGAGGGTCTGGGCCTCAAGGAGGTGGGGAAGGTCAATTCCACCACCGCCGAGGGCTACTACCTGAGCGACGGCCACGTCAACCTGGCCGTGCTCAAGTTCAAGGGCGACGACCCCGCCACCACCGAGGGCATCCTCCGCTACACCGGCGTCCACCATTTCGGCCTGCAGGTGGACGACATGGACGAGGCCCGCGCCCGCATTGAGGCCGCCGGCGCCGTCCACCGCCCCTACCCTGGCACCGAGGAGATGGCCGCCCGCGGCAACGTCGAGGTGAAGTTCTCGGGCCCCGACGGCGTCACCGTCGACCTGTCCGAGACCGGCTGGCTGGGCACGTCCGAGCCGGAGGACTAG
- a CDS encoding nitroreductase/quinone reductase family protein, whose product MDDAVRQALEVDRNVDITTIGRKSGEARRIEIWHHLVDGAVYLTSLPGKRSWFANMLANPDMTFHVKESAQRDIPSKAVPITDSDEKRDILTRMKAAEARMAHMDVDRWVAESPLIRVDFQE is encoded by the coding sequence ATGGACGACGCCGTTCGGCAGGCGCTGGAAGTCGACCGCAACGTTGACATCACCACCATTGGCCGCAAGTCCGGCGAGGCCCGCCGCATCGAGATATGGCACCACCTTGTCGACGGGGCCGTCTACCTGACCAGCCTGCCCGGCAAGCGGTCCTGGTTCGCCAACATGCTGGCCAACCCGGACATGACCTTCCACGTCAAGGAGAGCGCCCAGCGCGACATCCCGTCGAAGGCCGTGCCAATCACGGACTCCGACGAGAAGCGGGACATTCTCACGAGGATGAAGGCGGCGGAGGCGCGCATGGCCCACATGGACGTCGACCGATGGGTGGCGGAGAGCCCGCTGATTCGCGTGGACTTCCAGGAGTAG
- a CDS encoding VOC family protein: MPRIKHIAIATQDPEATARFYKEGLGLREAGQVNSVAAEGYYLTDGYINVAILRFKDDDAATTEGEIRYTGIHHFGFEVDAMAEAEEQILSAGAVHRPSSITTENAQLPRHGNVEVKFVGPDGVTVDLSEAGWVGTAPD, encoded by the coding sequence ATGCCAAGGATCAAGCACATCGCCATCGCAACCCAGGACCCGGAGGCCACCGCCAGGTTCTACAAGGAGGGCCTCGGCCTGCGTGAGGCCGGCCAAGTCAACTCTGTCGCGGCGGAAGGCTACTACCTCACCGACGGCTACATCAATGTGGCCATCCTCCGCTTTAAGGACGACGACGCCGCCACGACCGAGGGCGAGATCCGCTACACAGGCATCCACCACTTCGGCTTTGAGGTGGACGCAATGGCTGAGGCGGAGGAGCAAATCCTGTCAGCGGGAGCCGTCCACCGGCCGAGTAGCATCACGACGGAAAACGCCCAGCTTCCACGCCACGGCAACGTCGAGGTGAAGTTTGTCGGCCCGGACGGCGTCACCGTCGACCTCTCGGAGGCCGGCTGGGTGGGAACTGCCCCGGACTAG
- a CDS encoding RraA family protein, protein MATQEAAQETLVARLSKVDACAASDALDRLGLKGSVIGLRPLTVTAKICGRVVTTRMKAFGGERSTRHLGAAAIEASNPGDVIVIDHRGRLDCAAWGGILSNGAKVKGVAGVIVDGAVRDVDESRELGLPVYGRAGVQVTARTRIIEESCNELIEMCGVWVKPGDLVIADSSGVVFISADHAEEAVAAAEDIAAREALMTKDVLSGVPISQVMGSNYETMLERK, encoded by the coding sequence ATGGCAACGCAGGAAGCGGCCCAGGAAACCCTGGTTGCACGCCTCTCCAAGGTCGACGCCTGTGCGGCCTCAGACGCCCTGGACCGGTTGGGGTTGAAGGGCTCGGTCATTGGCCTGCGGCCCCTCACGGTGACGGCCAAGATCTGCGGGCGTGTTGTCACGACGCGTATGAAAGCCTTCGGTGGCGAGCGTTCGACGCGACACTTGGGTGCGGCAGCCATCGAGGCCTCCAATCCGGGCGACGTCATTGTCATCGACCACCGCGGGCGCCTCGACTGCGCTGCGTGGGGCGGCATCCTATCGAACGGCGCCAAGGTCAAGGGCGTCGCGGGCGTCATCGTCGACGGGGCCGTTCGGGACGTGGACGAGAGCCGGGAGCTGGGCCTGCCGGTCTACGGGCGCGCCGGGGTGCAGGTAACCGCCCGGACACGCATTATCGAAGAGTCGTGCAACGAGCTGATCGAGATGTGCGGCGTCTGGGTGAAGCCGGGCGACCTCGTCATCGCGGACAGCAGCGGCGTCGTCTTCATCTCGGCCGACCACGCGGAGGAAGCGGTGGCTGCGGCGGAGGATATCGCGGCCAGAGAGGCGCTCATGACCAAGGACGTGCTGTCGGGCGTGCCCATCAGCCAGGTCATGGGGTCCAACTACGAAACCATGCTGGAAAGGAAGTAG
- a CDS encoding RraA family protein, whose product MEKVIEELNTMGTTAISDALDRLGINGQAVGIMPLARSFRLAGRAFTVKTIPVDAVKPGNVGDYIDEVPEGYVVVLDNEGKPNATVWGDILTIMAHRNKVAGTVIHGVCRDAMRSLELGYPIFSRGNTMRTGKDRVECVGINEPCSLGEVHVTPGDVLIGDADGIVVIPQERVEEVLNISREIEEAEDNIRQEIAKGGRLDAAREKFRYHALQTRQTS is encoded by the coding sequence ATGGAGAAGGTCATTGAAGAGCTGAACACAATGGGGACCACCGCCATCAGCGACGCCCTGGACAGGCTGGGGATCAACGGGCAGGCCGTCGGCATCATGCCGTTGGCCCGCAGCTTCCGACTGGCCGGGCGGGCCTTCACGGTGAAGACCATTCCCGTCGACGCGGTGAAGCCGGGCAACGTGGGCGACTACATCGACGAGGTGCCCGAGGGGTACGTGGTGGTCCTGGACAACGAGGGCAAGCCGAACGCAACCGTCTGGGGCGACATCCTGACGATCATGGCCCACCGCAACAAGGTTGCGGGCACGGTTATCCACGGTGTCTGCCGAGACGCGATGCGCAGCCTGGAGCTGGGCTACCCCATCTTCAGCCGGGGCAACACCATGCGCACCGGCAAGGACCGCGTGGAGTGCGTCGGCATCAATGAGCCCTGCTCGCTGGGCGAGGTCCACGTGACGCCCGGCGACGTCCTCATCGGCGACGCCGACGGCATCGTGGTGATCCCGCAGGAGCGTGTTGAAGAGGTGCTGAACATCAGCCGAGAGATTGAAGAGGCGGAAGACAACATCCGGCAGGAGATCGCCAAGGGAGGCCGGCTGGACGCGGCGCGGGAGAAGTTCCGCTACCACGCGCTCCAGACCCGTCAGACCAGCTAA